One Serinus canaria isolate serCan28SL12 chromosome Z, serCan2020, whole genome shotgun sequence DNA window includes the following coding sequences:
- the UBQLN1 gene encoding ubiquilin-1 isoform X2, with protein sequence MSDRAEGPAGGPPGSPTCDSAGVSEPRIIKVTVKTPKEKEEFAVSETSSIRQFKEEISKRFKSHTDQLVLIFAGKILKDQDTLTQHGIHDGLTVHLVIKTQNRSQEHPTQQANTTGSTATTSTSSSSTSTTASTNSNPFGLGGLGGLAGLSSLGLNTSNFSELQSQMQRQLMSNPEMMVQIMENPFVQSMLSNPDLMRQLIMANPQMQQLIQRNPEISHMLNNPDIMRQTLELARNPAMMQEMMRNQDRALSNLESIPGGYNALRRMYTDIQEPILNAAQEQFGGNPFASLVSNASAGGDNQPSRTENRDPLPNPWAPQSSSQTSTTNTSSSGESSGSSNAENSTSGTTGQSSTGPNLGPGLGAGMFNTPGMQSLLQQITENPQLMQNMLSAPYMRSMMQSLSQNPDLAVQMMLNNPLFVGNPQLQEQMRQQLPTFLQQMQNPDTLSAMSNPRAMQALLQIQQGLQTLATEAPGLIPGFNPGLSGGGSSGAPTASTIPSSVSTENTSPASGTAEPGHQQFVHQMLQALAGANAQLQNPEVRFQQQLEQLSAMGFLNREANLQALIATGGDINAAIERLLGSQPS encoded by the exons ttCAAGGAAGAAATCTCTAAGCGTTTCAAGTCCCACACTGATCAGCTTGTGTTGATATTTGctggaaaaattttaaaagatcaaGATACTTTGACTCAGCATGGAATTCATGATGGACTCACTGTTCACCTGGTTATCAAAACACAGAACAG aTCGCAAGAGCACCCAACTCAACAGGCAAACACCACCGGGAGTACTGCTACCACATCAACTTCAAGCAGTAGCACCTCAACAACAGCATCAACAAATAGTAATCCCTTTGGCTTGG GTGGCCTTGGAGGTTTGGCAGGCCTGAGTAGCCTGGGCTTAAATACTTCAAACTTCTCGGAGTTGCAAAGTCAGATGCAACGACAACTTATGTCCAACCCGGAAATGATGGTTCAGATAATGGAGAATCCATTTGTTCAGAGCATGCTTTCAAATCCCGACCTGATGAGGCAGTTAATTATGGCTAACCCTCAAATGCAGCAACTGATACAGAGAAATCCAGAAATCAGTCACATGCTGAATAATCCAGATATAATGAGACAG ACCCTAGAACTTGCTAGAAACCCTGCAATGATGCAGGAAATGATGCGAAACCAGGACCGAGCGTTGAGCAACCTTGAAAGTATACCAGGGGGATACAATGCCTTGCGGCGTATGTACACCGACATTCAGGAGCCAATACTGAATGCAGCACAGGAACAG TTTGGAGGTAACCCATTTGCTTCTTTAGTAAGCAATGCATCAGCAGGAGGAGACAATCAGCCATCTCGTACAGAAAATAGAGATCCTCTGCCAAATCCATGGGCTCCTCAGTCCAGCTCACAGACTTCCACAACAAATACCAGCAGTAGCGGTgagagcagtggcagcagtaATGCTGAAAATAGCACTTCAGGCACAACGGGACAGAGCTCAACTGGACCGAATTTGGGCCCTGGGCTTGGAG CTGGTATGTTCAACACACCAGGAATGCAGAGCTTATTACAGCAGATAACAGAAAATCCACAACTTATGCAGAATATGTTGTCTGCACCCTACATGAGAAGCATGATGCAATCGTTAAGCCAGAATCCTGATCTTGCAGTACAG ATGATGTTGAATAATCCTTTATTTGTTGGAAATCCTCAACTTCAGGAACAAATGAGACAACAACTTCCAACTTTCCTTCAGCAA ATGCAGAATCCTGACACGTTATCAGCTATGTCAAACCCCAGAGCAATGCAGGCTCTGTTACAGATTCAGCAGGGCTTGCAGACATTAGCAACAGAAGCACCGGGGCTTATACCAGG ATTTAATCCTGGTTTGAGTGGAGGGGGAAGCAGCGGAGCTCCTACAGCATCCACTATACCTAGTTCTGTTTCTACTGAAAATACAAGTCCAGCTTCAGGAACTGCTGAACCTGGTCACCAACAGTTTGTCCACCAGATGTTGCAGGCACTTGCTGGTGCAAATGCTCAG TTACAAAATCCAGAAGTTCGATTTCAGCAACAACTGGAACAGCTGAGCGCAATGGGCTTTCTGAACCGTGAAGCAAATTTACAAGCACTAATAGCAACAGGAGGAGACATCAATGCAGCTATTGAAAGGCTGCTTGGCTCTCAGCCTTCATAG
- the UBQLN1 gene encoding ubiquilin-1 isoform X1, with amino-acid sequence MSDRAEGPAGGPPGSPTCDSAGVSEPRIIKVTVKTPKEKEEFAVSETSSIRQFKEEISKRFKSHTDQLVLIFAGKILKDQDTLTQHGIHDGLTVHLVIKTQNRSQEHPTQQANTTGSTATTSTSSSSTSTTASTNSNPFGLGGLGGLAGLSSLGLNTSNFSELQSQMQRQLMSNPEMMVQIMENPFVQSMLSNPDLMRQLIMANPQMQQLIQRNPEISHMLNNPDIMRQTLELARNPAMMQEMMRNQDRALSNLESIPGGYNALRRMYTDIQEPILNAAQEQFGGNPFASLVSNASAGGDNQPSRTENRDPLPNPWAPQSSSQTSTTNTSSSGESSGSSNAENSTSGTTGQSSTGPNLGPGLGAGMFNTPGMQSLLQQITENPQLMQNMLSAPYMRSMMQSLSQNPDLAVQMMLNNPLFVGNPQLQEQMRQQLPTFLQQMQNPDTLSAMSNPRAMQALLQIQQGLQTLATEAPGLIPGFNPGLSGGGSSGAPTASTIPSSVSTENTSPASGTAEPGHQQFVHQMLQALAGANAQQLQNPEVRFQQQLEQLSAMGFLNREANLQALIATGGDINAAIERLLGSQPS; translated from the exons ttCAAGGAAGAAATCTCTAAGCGTTTCAAGTCCCACACTGATCAGCTTGTGTTGATATTTGctggaaaaattttaaaagatcaaGATACTTTGACTCAGCATGGAATTCATGATGGACTCACTGTTCACCTGGTTATCAAAACACAGAACAG aTCGCAAGAGCACCCAACTCAACAGGCAAACACCACCGGGAGTACTGCTACCACATCAACTTCAAGCAGTAGCACCTCAACAACAGCATCAACAAATAGTAATCCCTTTGGCTTGG GTGGCCTTGGAGGTTTGGCAGGCCTGAGTAGCCTGGGCTTAAATACTTCAAACTTCTCGGAGTTGCAAAGTCAGATGCAACGACAACTTATGTCCAACCCGGAAATGATGGTTCAGATAATGGAGAATCCATTTGTTCAGAGCATGCTTTCAAATCCCGACCTGATGAGGCAGTTAATTATGGCTAACCCTCAAATGCAGCAACTGATACAGAGAAATCCAGAAATCAGTCACATGCTGAATAATCCAGATATAATGAGACAG ACCCTAGAACTTGCTAGAAACCCTGCAATGATGCAGGAAATGATGCGAAACCAGGACCGAGCGTTGAGCAACCTTGAAAGTATACCAGGGGGATACAATGCCTTGCGGCGTATGTACACCGACATTCAGGAGCCAATACTGAATGCAGCACAGGAACAG TTTGGAGGTAACCCATTTGCTTCTTTAGTAAGCAATGCATCAGCAGGAGGAGACAATCAGCCATCTCGTACAGAAAATAGAGATCCTCTGCCAAATCCATGGGCTCCTCAGTCCAGCTCACAGACTTCCACAACAAATACCAGCAGTAGCGGTgagagcagtggcagcagtaATGCTGAAAATAGCACTTCAGGCACAACGGGACAGAGCTCAACTGGACCGAATTTGGGCCCTGGGCTTGGAG CTGGTATGTTCAACACACCAGGAATGCAGAGCTTATTACAGCAGATAACAGAAAATCCACAACTTATGCAGAATATGTTGTCTGCACCCTACATGAGAAGCATGATGCAATCGTTAAGCCAGAATCCTGATCTTGCAGTACAG ATGATGTTGAATAATCCTTTATTTGTTGGAAATCCTCAACTTCAGGAACAAATGAGACAACAACTTCCAACTTTCCTTCAGCAA ATGCAGAATCCTGACACGTTATCAGCTATGTCAAACCCCAGAGCAATGCAGGCTCTGTTACAGATTCAGCAGGGCTTGCAGACATTAGCAACAGAAGCACCGGGGCTTATACCAGG ATTTAATCCTGGTTTGAGTGGAGGGGGAAGCAGCGGAGCTCCTACAGCATCCACTATACCTAGTTCTGTTTCTACTGAAAATACAAGTCCAGCTTCAGGAACTGCTGAACCTGGTCACCAACAGTTTGTCCACCAGATGTTGCAGGCACTTGCTGGTGCAAATGCTCAG CAGTTACAAAATCCAGAAGTTCGATTTCAGCAACAACTGGAACAGCTGAGCGCAATGGGCTTTCTGAACCGTGAAGCAAATTTACAAGCACTAATAGCAACAGGAGGAGACATCAATGCAGCTATTGAAAGGCTGCTTGGCTCTCAGCCTTCATAG